The region TTCATATGTCCTCAAAAATTTAAGAGGTGCTAACATTGTTGCCCCTTCCGGATCCTATGTGGAAGTCGAAAGTCCCGCTTATTTTCTGGACCGCCCTGCATTTGACCGACACTACATAAAAAAAACCAGAGATTCAGGTGTTGATATTGCAACGTCAGTTGAAGCATATAATGTATTGAAAAATGATGATGGTGTTTCTGTGAGTACTTCGCAGGGTATCTTCGATTCAAAACTTGTAATCATCTCAGATGGGATCAATTCCAAACTTGCTTCTCTTTGTGGCCTTTCTGCAATGAAACATCCGGATGATATAGGTTGGGCTATGGAGGCAGAGGTAGAAGGCGATGGGATCGGTGAGCCGGACATGTTTGAATATTTCGTGGGAAGCGTGGCTCCCGGATGGAAATCAACTTATTCTCCCTGTGGGGGTGACAGGGCAACCCTGGGTGTCTATGTAAGAAGGCATGGTAGGGATGTATCTTCCTTTTTTGATAGGTGGGTGGATAAATTCAAGCGGATGAAGGGTTTGTCAAACTTAAGCATAGGTGAAGTGAAAACCGGAGGAGACCCTATCGCTACTATTCCAAACCAGATGGTTGCTGATGGTATTATGCTGACAGGAGGAGCATCCGGACAATCCGGCATTGGCTATTCCATACACGGTGGCAAAATGTGTGGAAAAGTTGCTGCTGAAAGTATACAGGAGGTAAATACCTCTGCTCGTTTCCTGTCCCGTTATTCACGTATGTGGGCAAAGGAATACAGGACTGAGTATTATTTGGGCAGAATGGCACTTGAAACGCTCCGCAAAATGGATGACAGGGAGATCGATGATATGATGGAACTTTTCAAGCAAGAGAATTTGTCCTTCCTTCAGGGTTCCTCGCTTCAAAAAGCATTACAGGTATCTCTTTTCATGTTCAAAAGGAAACCTTCATCACTTCTTGGATTCAGTGCATTCCTGAGAAACAGGTGATGTGTGGTACCATGAAATACGATTTTTATACAAATCCCTTCTTCAAGGTTTATGCGACTGTTGAAAACGGACATGTCAATATGCATACTTCAGGTCTTGCATCAAAAGCAGTGAAACCGCTGCTATCAGATATGCTGTATATGTTCGATGGTTCCAAGCCTGCTCTTGTAAATGGTGACTCTCTTGTATTTTCCACCTGGATGCCTCCAATCCCTGGAAGGGCTTTTGACAGGTTGGTTTCCAGTCAGATGGGATATATGAGGGGGAAAATGGTTCCAGAACAGGTGACAATTTCTATCACTGAGGAATGTCCTAACAGGTGTCTGCATTGTGCACTACCCGATACAAATAACAGGACATCTCTTTCTCCTGAGATTGTAAAAAATGCTATCGATCAGTGTCTGGAAATAGGTTCAACTTTAATTATTTTTGATGGGGGCGAGCCTCTGCTATATAATGGACTTGAAGATCTCATTAACTATGTTGATAATGAGAAGGCAATAAGCGGCATGTTTACTTCAGGTGTGGGTCTGGATTTTGCAAAAGCCCTGGCATTAAAAGAAGCAGGTCTGAATATGCTCAGTGTCAGTCTGGATAGTGCATTTGAAGCAAACCATGACAGGATGCGTGGCAGGACAGGTGTTTACAGGGCTGCTATATCTGCTATAGAGAATGCCCTTGATGTCGGATTAATGATAAATATCTATGTTGTAATTTCTCCTTCGAATATCGATGAGCTGGACGATTTCTACCAACTTGCAAAGGACATGGGTGTACATGAGATCACCTTTTTTGAGATCGTGCCCACGGGTCGATGGTTTGACCATAAGGATGATCTTCTCTCATCCAGAGGCATGCAAAAATTCAATGATTTTATTGAGCGTTCAAACAATATGGATGGACCTCGTGTATTTTCGGTTCCTCATGTATTGCGCAAAATGGGATGCTTTGCGGGTAAAAAATGGTTACATATAACTCCTGAAGGAAATGTCAGTCCATGTGCATGCATACCAATTTCGGTGGGTAACATACATGAAGAAAAAATAAGTAGAATATGGGATAGAATCCGGAAAGATTCTGTCTATAAAGCAAAAACCTGCCTTATGCGGGATGATAATTACAGAAATCAATACGTCCTTAAATAATATATAAAATATAATCAGGGTTTCCCCTGATCATCATTTTCATTCTTATAGAAGACCGGACTTCTGGAGAGTCATGAGGTTTTCTGTAGTAAGTTTCTCGCCGGATTTGAACTTATCAAATATATCCTCGGCATCCTTACGGACTTCTTCCATATCTGCGCCTTTCTTGCCACCATCTTTCTTCTTGAGTTTGCGAAGTTCTTTGTCAATATCCCGGATTTCCTTCTGAGCTGCAATGAAAGCCTTGTGCTGTTCATCTGCTTTTTCCTGGATTTGTACAAACTCTTTATGTGCAGTATCGGATTCCGCGCGTATCTTATCCGCTTCTTTGAAAGTGGTAATCATCTTGTCATGATATTCCTGAGCTTTCTGAGCATATTCAGAAAGGGTTGAATGGTAGCCGGAAGCCTCTTCCCTGATTTCCTGTGCTTCCGTAAGCAGATCATTTAGCTCAGTGTTACTTTCAATTTGCTTTTTCTTTGTATCGTAAAGTTTCCTGAGTTCGGATATCTTGTTGACCAGTTCCTTTTCTTTTGATGGTGTAAGCACTTCGGTCTGCTGTGAGAATTCCAGTCTGTCGATATCCTTGCGAATCTCTTTCAGGGATGGTCCAGTAAGATTATTGGCACTTCTGAGCTCATCAACTTTTCCAAAAAGTTCATTTGCCTTCTCATTGGTCTTATCACGAAGGTCCTTGAATTCCTGGACTTTTTCGTTGTTTTCATCACGAAGTTTTTTGTATTCCTGTGCTTCATTGATAAGATCTTTGGTCCTTTTGTTGAGCTCATTGCGGTTTGATGCAAGTGTACTTGCCTGTGCATTAAGTTCATTACGTTTATTCTTGTGTTCTTCAGAGGCGTCCCTCAGATCTTTCCTTTTGTCTTTCAGTTCTTTTTGCATGTTCGATATATCCTCCCGGTCCAGCAAATGTAGCTGGCATTTCATGCATTTCTAATGCACGATACTTCAGGATTCACTTTATTGTAGTGAATCAATCACGGAGATTAAGGCCCTAAGGTCTTTCTTCGAAATTATGACATCTGCATGTTGATGGAGAATTGGTTTTGGATTGAATGCGATTGAATAACCTGCTCTCTTAAATATACAGACATCATTTGCCCCATCTCCTACCACGATACAATCTTCGGGCAGGAAGCCATTCTTTCTGGCAATTTCTTCAAAGGCAAATTCCTTTGAAAGGTTTTGTGTCATGGGGCCAGACACTACACCTGTCAGATATCCATTTTTCACCTCTAGAGTGTTGGCATATACGTAATCGATGTTGAGTAATTTTGCAACCCTGTCAGAGGAAAGTGTAAATCCTCCGGATAACATTGCAGTTTTGTATCCAAGTGATTGTACATGCTCGAGGAGTTCTTTTGCACCAGGCATCAGTTCGATCTTTTCAACCGCTTCCGTTGCCTTTGTTATTTCCAGACCTTTAAGAAGCTTCACTCTTTCCAGAAGAGCCAGGTTGTAGTCCAGTTCTCCTCTCATTGTGCGATCTGTAATCTGTGAAACTTTGTCTGCCACTCCTGCAGCAAGTGCAAGCTCATCGATACACTCAGCATCTATTAGGGTGCTGTCCATATCAAAAATAATCAGTTTAGAAAATTTTCTGTTAGAATTGCTGGCTAAAGTCACTTCATCAAACCTGATCATTTGAGATAATAATAGAGGTATGTAGGAAATATGGCTGTAGATTAGTCACATTGCTTTTAACTTTTTCGGATAAAAAGATCTGCTATTCCCAGTCTTGTTTAACAATTTAGTACTGTTATGTGTAATTCCAAAAATAATATATGCTACGTAGTTATTTTCCCTCTGTGATTATTATGGTAAAAGTAGGATTTATCAAATTGGGTAACTTGGGTATGAGCCAGGTAATTGACCTTGTACAGGATGAAATTGCAGCCAGGGAAGGTATCACCACCCGCGTATTTGGTACTGGCCCCAAAATGGACAAAGAAACAGCAGCTTCTACTGAAGAATTGAAGGCATGGGACCCTGACTTTGTTGTAATGATCAGTCCCAATGCAAGTGCACCGGGTCCCAAATCTGCCCGTGAGTTATGGAAGGATTATCCATGTATTGTTGTCTCTGACGGACCTACCAAGAAAGATGACAGACAGGCTCTTGAGGATGCAGGTTTCGGTTACATTATAATGACCGTTGATCCTCTTATCGGTGCCAAGACAGAGTTCTTGGATGCTGTTGAAATGGCTTCTTTTAACTCTGATGCAATGAAGGTCCTTTCCACTTGTGGTGTTGTCAGGCTTCTTCAGGAAGAACTGGATGCAGTAACTGCTCAGGTCGATGAAGGCAAATCTGGTGCAGACCTTGAACTTCCACACATTCTTGCAAAACCACAGAAATGCATTGAACGTGCTGGTTTCAATAATCCTTATGCTAAAGCAAAAGGTCTTGCAGCCCTCCACATGGCAAGTAAGGTTGCTGAAGTAAACATGCCAGCCTGCTTTATCCTTAAAGAGATTGAAGATGTCACCCTTACTGCCGCAACAGGCCATGAACTCATGCGTGCAGCCTCCCAACTTGCAATTGAAGCCAGGGAAATCGAGAAAGCCAATGATTCTGTGTTCAGGCAGCCTCATTCCAAGAAAGGTTTCCAGCTTCAGAAAACAAAACTTTATGAAAAACCACAGAAAGTGTGAACTCACTTTCTTTTCTCATTTTTAAAACATGGATCCACTGACAATTGTTATCATTGCACTAGTTGTCTTTGTAATGGCAGTGCTTTTAACAGCCTTTTTCTTAAAATCTGCGATATTGATGTCACAGCAGCAAAAAGAGAATATAAACCTAAAAGAAAAGAAATAATATATTTCTATATGTTTCATTTCGGGCAGGACTTATCTATTAGTATAAACATATACTATGCTAGTTGGTATAGTTTATATTAGATTTTTAAACGCAGGTGGTTTTTTGTCGGAAACAGATTACAAAAGTGATGTACATATTATCACAGAGAAAGTAAAATCCGAAGAGCCTCTTTTAATTGAAGGGTTCCCTGGTATCGGGCTTGTGGGTAATATTGCAAGTCAGCAAATAATTGAAGAACTCGATATGGAATATATAGGTTCCATAGAATCTCGTTATTTCCCTCCCATAGCAGTTCTCTATGAAGGAGTAATCAATATGCCTGTAAGGATATATGAAAATCCGGATCTCAATCTGATAATGGTTGTGTCGGATATCCCCATTAATCCTTCTGTTTCCTATGATGTAAGTAAGGCCCTTGTTGATTGGGCTCAGTCGGTAAATGTAAAGGAAATTATTTCAATTGCCGGAATTGCTACCGCGAGTGAAGAACCCCTTGTGTTCGGTGCTGCTACAACTGAGGAAATGCTGGAGCGCATAAAAGAAAAAGTGGAAATCTTCCAGATGGGTACAATATCGGGTATATCCGGCAGTATTATGGCGGAATGCTTTATGCGTAAACTTCCTGCTATCAGTCTTCTGGGAGCTACACAAACCCAGAATCCGGATCCAAGAGCCGCTGCAGCTGTGATAAAAATACTAAATGACCTGTTTGATTACTCAATAGATACGGAAAGTCTCATCGAGCAGGCCGAAAAGATTGAAGTTGAGATGCAAAAACTAGCAGAAGATGTGCGGACCACCGAACAGCCTTCTTCCACCAGGAAAGAGTTCCCGATGTATGGGTGATATAAATGGAATATGTTGCTTTAACCGGAATCTCTCACGATGTAGTTACAGATCTTAAGAATCATGGCTTAAGGACTATTGAGATTAGAAGTCCTCATAATTTTTTCACGACACTGAATCTAAATGTAGGAGAAAATATTTTCCTTACTTCTACAAGTACACAGGATTTGACTGCAGGCACAAAGGGTATTATTGTAAAACTGATGAAACATCAGGTTTCTACACATCGTATAATTAATGGTACGGATAATTTTTACGAGGAAAGAGAAATGACCATGATACGTATCCAGCTGAAATCTAAATGTGTGGCAAGGGTGAGGAAAGTGCTCTCCAATCAGATTGGGCAGATTACACTGGTTGACGCCGAAGAAATGTCTTTCTATGATGCCCGTTGATCAATCAAAGGTACCCGGGATAATTCCCAGTGCCTTTTCTACTTTTTCCAGCATGTCATAGCGTATTCCGATAGGTACTTCTTCACTACTATACTTGCTGTGTTTTCTGGATCCTTTGCAGCCAAAAGACAGGCTTATTCCTTTATTCAGGGTCCCTGCTACACAATCACTGCATACAGAAGCTGCGCCTATTGTTTGAATATCTGCTGGAGTTCCGTTGTAATAGGCCATCGCCTGGATGATTCGCATTGCTTTTTCCGGTTTCAGGTACAGAATACAAATATCAAATTTTGTACTTTTTTTTGACAAAGGTTCAATTTTCAAAGTCCCGTATTCCTTTTCCAGCCGGCAGAGGGAAAGGACCGCATTTTCTGCGATTTCGTATGATGCGTATCTACCGGAATTGAAATAGTATTCAGCCGGAGGTTGTCTATTTTTATTAAGGATGAATTTGCCAACTCTGCATCTTTGTGCCGTAATCAGGGATTGTTTTCCATATCTTGCATCCGTAATAATTTCGCAGAAGAGTTTCTCTGATACGTCCCCTTTCGTACTGTTCTGGAAAGTAATACAAACCGGATTTCCTTCATCCATAATGTCCTTTATGTTTTTCAACCAATCATGTACCACTGCTTTTACCCCATTTCTTTTTCTCTTCTCCTGCACATCGATGAGCAAGTCTTAATGGTTCAGGCATTTTGCTTCCTTTCAGGCACTTTATTGTTATTTCCAGACAACTTTTGATGGATGTACGATGTCCGACTGTAATTACGATTGGTTTTGTTTCGGACAATACTTTAAGGAGCCAACCTCTTTGTTTTCCTCCATCATACAATGGCTGGGCTTCATTTTCTTTTTGTGGTATTTTTGCCCTGCCACAAAACATTCTTTTTGTGATCCCGATCGTGGGCTTATCCAGGACCACTCCAATATGAGAGGCAAATCCGGCGTTTGCGGGATGGGTGACACCACAGGCATTGATCATAAGCAGGTCAGGTTTGTTGCTGAGCTTTTGATAGGCTCTTATTGTCCCTTCTCCCTCACGAAATGAAAAATACCCTGGTATATAAGGAAAACTTATCTTTCCGATATGAAATGTCCTTTCGACAAATTCCATTGTGGGATATTTTAGTACGACAATACAGCATATCACCAGATTTTTGAAGTAGGTGCAGTCAGCACCCCCAATAAGTTTGATATTTTCAAACCCATCAATGGTGACTACCTTTCTGCCTATTTCTTCCTGCAGATTTCTGAACCACTATAGAGCGGAATCTGACAACGTTTTCATGAAATTTCTGTCTTTATCGTGGTAAACACAGGTCCCCGTATGTCGATTTTCTTGTTTTTGCCGGTCACGTAACGCTGGGCAAGGGGGGAGAGTTTAATATTGATTTCTGCAGGTGTCTTTATTATCCGTGCGCGTGTCTCAATTTCAGTATCGCCCTTTGCAACAGCATCTTCGATCTCGCTTGCTGCCTTTGCTGCCAGTGCTTCAATAAACCTGACACCAGTCCTTGCTGAATGGTTGGAAAATGCTTTTTTCCATTTTTTGTTATCTGGCAATCCCAGGATATCGTTATTGTAAATTACAATCTC is a window of Methanohalophilus mahii DSM 5219 DNA encoding:
- a CDS encoding NAD(P)/FAD-dependent oxidoreductase, with product MDADVIVVGASPAGLAASREVSEQGLDVLLLDKQEVLGENTHPANTFFKGMFDRAGESVDDSYVLKNLRGANIVAPSGSYVEVESPAYFLDRPAFDRHYIKKTRDSGVDIATSVEAYNVLKNDDGVSVSTSQGIFDSKLVIISDGINSKLASLCGLSAMKHPDDIGWAMEAEVEGDGIGEPDMFEYFVGSVAPGWKSTYSPCGGDRATLGVYVRRHGRDVSSFFDRWVDKFKRMKGLSNLSIGEVKTGGDPIATIPNQMVADGIMLTGGASGQSGIGYSIHGGKMCGKVAAESIQEVNTSARFLSRYSRMWAKEYRTEYYLGRMALETLRKMDDREIDDMMELFKQENLSFLQGSSLQKALQVSLFMFKRKPSSLLGFSAFLRNR
- a CDS encoding radical SAM protein yields the protein MKYDFYTNPFFKVYATVENGHVNMHTSGLASKAVKPLLSDMLYMFDGSKPALVNGDSLVFSTWMPPIPGRAFDRLVSSQMGYMRGKMVPEQVTISITEECPNRCLHCALPDTNNRTSLSPEIVKNAIDQCLEIGSTLIIFDGGEPLLYNGLEDLINYVDNEKAISGMFTSGVGLDFAKALALKEAGLNMLSVSLDSAFEANHDRMRGRTGVYRAAISAIENALDVGLMINIYVVISPSNIDELDDFYQLAKDMGVHEITFFEIVPTGRWFDHKDDLLSSRGMQKFNDFIERSNNMDGPRVFSVPHVLRKMGCFAGKKWLHITPEGNVSPCACIPISVGNIHEEKISRIWDRIRKDSVYKAKTCLMRDDNYRNQYVLK
- a CDS encoding coiled-coil protein; protein product: MQKELKDKRKDLRDASEEHKNKRNELNAQASTLASNRNELNKRTKDLINEAQEYKKLRDENNEKVQEFKDLRDKTNEKANELFGKVDELRSANNLTGPSLKEIRKDIDRLEFSQQTEVLTPSKEKELVNKISELRKLYDTKKKQIESNTELNDLLTEAQEIREEASGYHSTLSEYAQKAQEYHDKMITTFKEADKIRAESDTAHKEFVQIQEKADEQHKAFIAAQKEIRDIDKELRKLKKKDGGKKGADMEEVRKDAEDIFDKFKSGEKLTTENLMTLQKSGLL
- the serB gene encoding phosphoserine phosphatase SerB, which gives rise to MIRFDEVTLASNSNRKFSKLIIFDMDSTLIDAECIDELALAAGVADKVSQITDRTMRGELDYNLALLERVKLLKGLEITKATEAVEKIELMPGAKELLEHVQSLGYKTAMLSGGFTLSSDRVAKLLNIDYVYANTLEVKNGYLTGVVSGPMTQNLSKEFAFEEIARKNGFLPEDCIVVGDGANDVCIFKRAGYSIAFNPKPILHQHADVIISKKDLRALISVIDSLQ
- a CDS encoding F420-dependent methylenetetrahydromethanopterin dehydrogenase translates to MVKVGFIKLGNLGMSQVIDLVQDEIAAREGITTRVFGTGPKMDKETAASTEELKAWDPDFVVMISPNASAPGPKSARELWKDYPCIVVSDGPTKKDDRQALEDAGFGYIIMTVDPLIGAKTEFLDAVEMASFNSDAMKVLSTCGVVRLLQEELDAVTAQVDEGKSGADLELPHILAKPQKCIERAGFNNPYAKAKGLAALHMASKVAEVNMPACFILKEIEDVTLTAATGHELMRAASQLAIEAREIEKANDSVFRQPHSKKGFQLQKTKLYEKPQKV
- a CDS encoding proteasome assembly chaperone family protein translates to MSETDYKSDVHIITEKVKSEEPLLIEGFPGIGLVGNIASQQIIEELDMEYIGSIESRYFPPIAVLYEGVINMPVRIYENPDLNLIMVVSDIPINPSVSYDVSKALVDWAQSVNVKEIISIAGIATASEEPLVFGAATTEEMLERIKEKVEIFQMGTISGISGSIMAECFMRKLPAISLLGATQTQNPDPRAAAAVIKILNDLFDYSIDTESLIEQAEKIEVEMQKLAEDVRTTEQPSSTRKEFPMYG
- a CDS encoding DUF473 domain-containing protein, yielding MEYVALTGISHDVVTDLKNHGLRTIEIRSPHNFFTTLNLNVGENIFLTSTSTQDLTAGTKGIIVKLMKHQVSTHRIINGTDNFYEEREMTMIRIQLKSKCVARVRKVLSNQIGQITLVDAEEMSFYDAR
- a CDS encoding DUF169 domain-containing protein, with translation MDEGNPVCITFQNSTKGDVSEKLFCEIITDARYGKQSLITAQRCRVGKFILNKNRQPPAEYYFNSGRYASYEIAENAVLSLCRLEKEYGTLKIEPLSKKSTKFDICILYLKPEKAMRIIQAMAYYNGTPADIQTIGAASVCSDCVAGTLNKGISLSFGCKGSRKHSKYSSEEVPIGIRYDMLEKVEKALGIIPGTFD
- a CDS encoding endonuclease V, producing MQEEIGRKVVTIDGFENIKLIGGADCTYFKNLVICCIVVLKYPTMEFVERTFHIGKISFPYIPGYFSFREGEGTIRAYQKLSNKPDLLMINACGVTHPANAGFASHIGVVLDKPTIGITKRMFCGRAKIPQKENEAQPLYDGGKQRGWLLKVLSETKPIVITVGHRTSIKSCLEITIKCLKGSKMPEPLRLAHRCAGEEKKKWGKSSGT